GCACTGTGCTTCTTACCCCTACTATTGTGTGCTTTGAGCGCCATCTTGTGGTGATTCAGTGAAGACTTTTTGTGCCATCCAGTTTTTGGCACAGCCTATACAGTGCATCTCATCATGTCCTTTATGTATGTTATTGAGCCCTCAAAGTCTAATTTTCCTAAAATGTGTAATAGTTCTCCAGTGTGGTAAGATTATTTCCACCTTTCCAATATAGATGAACTGTTTCAAGATTTGTTTTTAGAAATTAGTGTCAGTATCGCGACAGAAAAAATCGGATCACAGCACAcgaatgaaggaaaaaaaaaacgaacaaaccaaaaaattagattaaaaatgataaaataaatggaaaaaatcatCATtaactcattttttttaaacttgtttaGAGAACATGAGACTTTTCAGGCTCAATATTTGACAAAACAAATACTTGCTATTGTACTTTATCTTGAgatttgttttcagtgttaaaACTCATGAGTCAAatagtaagattatttttcttttaggCCATCTTTGGAGGGGTGAGCACATAGAGAGAAATGAAGGGTTGAAATAGATGGAAAAATGATTGGAAGAGATGTGGAGCAGCAGTGAAGCTGTAAATTGACGCTAAATAAATGAGATCCACAGGAGGAAGACAAATTCTTTATTCATAACAATCAGATCATATGAGTCCATCCCGTGGCGTCTGACACAGAATTGTGAATTAAGACACACTTAACACCCCTGGAAATCTTGTCTTTGCTGACGTCCAGTGGTTTAACTCTTCCCCTTGCTGCAGTGATGGCAGCAGTGGACACTGGGATCGTGTGATATTACTGTTGGGTGAAGTTACAGGTGTAACACACTTCTGACTACACCCAACGACACCCATCAGAGAGGCTGCATTTGGTCGTAGGTGAAACAAGCTTGAACCAGAGAGGACAGCAAAGCAGTGACTCCAGACATTATGGAATATAGCTTTTAAATATGCACTGAGAAAACCTGCATTGCTGCAATACTGTCCACACTCATACATGTGCACAACACATGCATTGGTGCAAAGGCAGTTGTGTATCTCAGGCAGACTTGACACTAGCACCCTCATGTGGCACATGGTTAAACAGCACTTCTgggattcttcttcttctctggcaTTCACTCTTTGCTTGATAAACTAGGAGGAACTACAGGAAGTCTTTAACTTTCTTAAACTTTAGAACGTGGTGTCCTGTGTCATAATTTGTGAAGGTACATACACTACATTAGACTGGAATACAGTGTTCCCTCACAACCTCACATTTTCTCAGGAACCTCCTCATCTGATAGACTCAGTGGCAGCTATATAGTCCTGTGAAAATTGTTGTTGTATATTAACAGACCCTTAAACTAAAAGCCCTCCCCATTTGGCCTGTAAACTACACACACTAAGACGAGGACTGCTCTGTTGATACTGCCCTTCTCTGGCTTGTGTGTCTTTGACAGGGTGAGTGGTAAGGTGGCAGGGTGCACTGATGTGCCAGATGGTGGCAGTCTATGAATAATGCATCGCTGCTTTCAGTCAGACAGGTCCAAGCTGATCTGAGGTCAGCTGAATGACGCAGGTGGCTGCTGGGTGGTTCATGCTGAGTGGTGAGGTGGGCCACCCAGGGGTGAGCCGGGCAAACGGGCTCTTGACATGCATTACTCATGTCAGTCTTATTTAGGTACAGGGCTCTGTGATCATTTtatcccaaggagcacatgcacttctaaatgaaaaaaattacaaGAAATGTAGGAGCAAACAATGAATTGCATACATTTTTtactgcttgtttgtgtgtgtgctccttcTCCTTGTGTGTGATCATGATGTGGAAAGCAATGGACTATGGAAGTGGAGGACCTTGTAGACCAGAAGCGTTCAATAAAATTTAAAGAGGTCAGTTACCTCAAACctcattatttaatttaatctatcaaataaaatcaacatTGTGAATTTACATATCATTTCAACAATTTATTGTCAATTTTCAAAGAAGGATACtttcaacacacagacacaatgaaCTTGGAAATGGTCAGAGGCTGGCAGTTCAGGGTTTggctgtgtgtagtgtgtgtgtgtgtgtgtgtgtgtgtgtgtgtgtgtgtttgtgcagtaaGTGTGCCTTTTCTAGATAGTAAATCTCAGACACAATTTCCTGTGCTGCAGTGTTTGGTCAGCCATGATAAAAATGGTACAGTGGATATTTGTGTAAATTTCTGTTATTAAATATTGAGGGCCTGTAAACAGCAACACCTTGAAATACATATTACATGAACCCAAACAGGCAATTTTAAATGGTACAGCTTTTCATAGTGCATATAGTGCCATATTTTTGTCCAAAAAGGTCTGTACTTAAAGTGCATTTTGTTAACAATTACCAATAATTTTGCACTCTTCGTTGGAATTTTTGCCCACTTGTAGTGCAGCTTAGCTTGAGCTAAGCTAATAATCAGAATAactttaatacttttttttttttttttagtttttgacagacatttctttttttagatgTGAAACAGCTCATGGAACTGACCCGTAACTTACTCTTTAGCATACACAATTTAGTTTAGTTGGTGAAGGACTTATAATCTTAAACTTGACAACATGAAGATTAACATAAACAAGACAACATTATTTCCTTTTGAAGTGTTTGTTAATACattagctgacaggaagtgaacgaggaccaaagctgttgccctagcaacagaacAGCAATGCAAAGGTCCATAGACTCCACTAGTTCATGCTTATACATGAACATGAATATCCAGTCTATTATCAGGTGTTTGGAGTATCCCCTTTAATGTGATTGAACATGTAAAAACCATATATTTAGTTTACGAGAGACCCAAATATGTTAGCTGGAGTACAGCCAAATAATCTGCGATGTATACTGGGAATATGAATAACCCGATTTCCCTGAgctcatgtaaacaccatatcccgaATATAATTATAACCAGGACCTCTTGAATGGGTCTTTCATGTGCATGTAAAGAGTCTATGGTACGTGTCATTGCTGTTCTGTAAGGCAGTTTCTATAAGCAAGTTCAtctacaggaaaaaaaagcagcagctgATTAGACGAGCAGATGAAGACATTTAGCTGCTGTTGATCAGAGTGCTTTATGTaagataaatataaaacaataaaaaacagttaACTCAGATATAATCTGGATTATTTTAAAGTCAGTCATGgttttttgtgacttttctCCCCATGCGGCTAgcacaataaatataaatattccaTAAATACTTTAATGGTTTTATTATTATGCCATTAACAACCacagataataataacaaagtaAATAATTGATAGCCTGTAAACTAAgacagggcttgacgctaagttttttcccaaggagcacatgtgcttctaagttgaaaaagtaaggagtgcacaaagaactttaggggcacaatgaaaattgatcaaataatgtgttttccgtaataaacgtgatgcaaatagacatttacaagcaaaattatttaatgaatttgtatacaaaatgtacagaaaggtaaaatcatcaagttttgaaaaagtattgcaatttaattttgtctttaatgttattatcttatatatattatatttgcaatgtgattatcttatataatgttattactatcctaaaacattctccaggtcctctgaaactctgcaggacttatttccaccctgcccagcagcggtaccgtggcgaacggtccctaactgcggggagaacggagcaggcttccctggaggtccgccgcttttcccagTCCCTcgtctccgccacactttgacttattcccacccagccgacagcctggccctggagaacggtccctaactgcggggagaatgAAGCAGGCTTCCCCCGAGGTCCGCCGCTTaacccggtccgtctcctcctccacactttgacttatttccaccctgccgacagtgggacttatattcattgtgtcgacagtggcttggaaaaccgcccataaccgtgtcacacggggaagagggaagagggaaggctgcTGGAGTTCTttcaacatttgcggttagattatcatattttttttattgacaaaaatataggctgcttcggctgatttttttatgtgcacatgtgcccctaaatattttttacagtttgcacacacCTTTTTTTAAGTCACAAATGGGAGTGAAACGCTTGCACTGTCGAGTGCTGTAAGAGACTGTGAGAAAATTTGCTACACTTATGTTTACAAAGATGTCTTCATCAATTGAACTGTCAAATGAAGCGTGCTGCATTCCCATTGAAACTTCACACACCATGGTCAGTTTGCTTTCCCTTgcctctgcagctgctgctcctaATCCATTAATGTAATCTGATCAGGTTTAAGTGATCCAATTCTTCACCCTGGTTCCACTGTCTTTCACCAGATTTGGGTTTTCTCTCTCCAATAACTGCCAAGCTGGCGGTCAACAGCGGTGTTGCTCAGAAATAAGCATTCAAAACAGAAGGCACCAAGTGCTTCTATATACACATTTCTACAAATCCCTGAAAAGGTAAGAATTCAATACAGAGCTTACAGTAAACAATCTTGTATTTGTCAGACTTTGGCTCTTTTAGCCACTCTACCGCGTACGGAGTTTGTTATATTGTTTTGGTGCCCATATTAGACGCTGGACACGTATGTCAGTGTTCTTACCAATAATCTGGTCCCAGCAGTATTCGGGGGAGAGCAGCCTGCTTGGTTTGTGAAGCCAAAAGTACTTATTCAGATGACTCTCATCATGCCACAGAGCCTCCACGTTGTTTCCTTTGTCCTCCATGATACCCAGAAAGCAGAAATCTGCCAAATTCTTCACATTTTCCGACAAGCCTCCAAAGACAGCAGCATGGTAGTAGTAATCTCCAGTTTCCATGAAGGCTTTGGATTTGGGGTTTCTGTCGTAGGTGAATCTGTTCTTTGGAAGTTTGTAAAACCACGCATGTAGCAAAGCCACAGAATCCCCCAGAGCCTCTGAGCCAAATCTTCCCTTAAACACTTGATCCACATCAAAGCAGAAGACATATCTGCAGTGGTGACGAATCTCTGATTCAATGGCATCTGATATCGTTTTCATCCGCATCATGGAGATGTCCTGCCACCTGGACTGCTTTTCCACCGACATCACCTTCAGGCTCCGCTTAGGACCAAGGTCGATATTTGGTACCTTCTCTGGCTGATCCGTGAAAATGTAATATGTCACCTGTAAACCCAACATAAAGTGTTGTTCTGCTGTGGTAAGGAAAGTCTTGAGGTAGGCGTCAAAGTACCttaggtggagacagagagacaaataaTTGCTTTTGTTCATAACTAAAATACTGAGAGAAACACTACGATAAAATTATCATATCATGGGTTAGTGTCATgctgtgtattttattatttgagACGACTATCATACAGATTTACGACTGCTGACCTTTTAGACTGTTTTAAAAATGGTGTCTTACTTGACCTTGGTTTCAAGTCTAATCCCACAGGTCTGCTGCTATATGCAGTGTGTTTGCATAATGCTTTTTAATACAAGTGCAGGTGTTCATCAACATTGCTCGAAAACAATGTTGTTGCCCACTTTTGTGACAATAACGGAAAAAGAGGGATGATGTATGTGCCAGGGAGAGAAAGATAAAGTGACATTCAAATATTCCTTTGTTGAAAACACACAGGTTCCAACCATATTCggatattgaaaataaaaaacaatcataTTTTTGCACATTATGTTCATGAGAAACCAATAGGAGAGACATATAAGTGCTTGTACAGGCAGGCCTTTATTTAAAGTCTCTTTAAAAAGATCTACATACTCACtcattacaaataaataaatgaatgaactataccataaaatttaatttaaagacTATATATCCTGATCTGACTCTCTCTTGCTCCTAATACTACGCCATGATTGGTGCTAGACCAAGAACTGGGCGTTCAGTGCATTGATAGAGCAGCAAACAAGAGATAAGATATAGACAAGATCTGGTGGTTTAATAGCACCCTGAGCAGAGAATTAAGTcgttctccctctgtgtgttgtaatcggACTCTCTTTGTTCTTTATTGTGGTAGATGAGGTCGCACGTggatatgcgtgtgtgtgtatcccactggcttgCTAATCTCTGCCgctctgcactgcgctcatgCAGGATTTACCGCTGACAACACTGTCCAGACCCACAGTGGCTGGACAGTGTTGTGGAAGCATAGTGCCCAATGTCCTGTTCCTCCCCAAATTAACACTGTTGTCTCCGTCAGCGCTGTTGCTGTTGTCAGCACCGTTTGCATTGTTAGCATCGGTAGATATGCTCTAAATGTGGTATATCACCTTTGAATTAAGTTTTATACAATATAGATTGGACATTGAAAGCTTAAAGTGAACTGTGCTTCTGGAGAAACAAACCTTCCCACAGCAAACACAGTGAGGGCCACAGTTGAATTTCTTTCGATGTGCTGCTGGTCGTAAAGATTAGAGTCGAACATCCCCTCCCAGATGATGGGAGCATTCCAAGACGTACGTGTAGCAACCCGTGGCCTGGCCCTGAAAtggaagataaaaaacaaagatttaacAGCCATATAAGGCGGTGTATCGCAGCTTGTTCTGTGTGGGATGTTGTTCTGTATAAAGTGACTATATTGCGAACATTTAGTATCATCATTTTTTTAAGCCACCGCCATGAGAGTTGCTCAGGTGTTTTTGTTCTCTGACACTCTCTTATGGCTCTCACCCTCTCACAgatacaaaaattaaatgtcattCGTTTTTGTGTCAGTAGGGCTCTGACTATTCTATTTAGACACATTGTGCCACCATGAAGCACTGGTGtgtgatgtaaatattaatatatgaactggagagctggAAGCTTTAAGTTTACagcaaaacatcaacacttctgGCCTGAGATGAGCTGGGGGGCTTCAGAAGAAAAAATCAAACCAGTTAAGGCTTGTACACCGTACCAGACTGGCAAAACCGGAAATTGACCCAACTCTTTCTGCACATACagccatttttttctgattatgGCAATGATATGAGTAAGACATGTATTTCATTGAGATTTTATTAAGTATGTTTACCATAACATCATTACTTCTTATCAAACCTCTCAGTAAAAGCAGTTGGACAACATGATGTGTCTAAATATACCTTAAGATAAATTGACTAGATTTTTGAGCAAAACTAAAAAGACATCACTTACCCAAAGTTAAGCGTGTCATCTACATTGatgctctgtctctgttctcCTTTACTGGTCACTGGCGGGTTGTCCACAGGGACGAGGGTCGTTAATTGTCTAATATTGAAAAATGACCATCATGAGACTggaataaaattattttgaagTGACTCTtgcaaataaatcaaattagcCACCACTGCTGACCCGCAAATTGTAAGATTTTGTGGTTCGGACTTGAAACACTCTATGAAAGTTAGACACCATCTGATGATCTCTCCTCTTGCCCAAGGCAGCTAGTAGACTAGCTATGACTAGACTAGTATAAAAACATTCGATAGATATATGAAAACTCTAGGTCTTAAGGTTGTTTGGTTTCACTTGAAGGAGTATAGTACATTTAAACATTACTCTGCCAAATCCACAAAATTTAGAGCAAGCTTATAGTTATCAGAGCTATTTTATACTCTGTAACCAGATTATACATTCATTAGTCCAAACTGCCCAGAGTGTCACCGTACACCAGCAGTAATAGCAGTTACCTTTTGTACTCCATAGCAGACTGGATTGAACTCTTTCCAGAATTGTCAATTGTCTAATATTGAAAAATGACCGTCATGAGACTggaataaaattattttgaagTGACTAAGATGAATACACctcaatgtttttgtgtgtgatagGGTCTGCATCACGAAGAATCTGAtagttaaagctgcagtaggtagaaagctTGAAACacggttgatttttgagtctcatctgagttaggtttcgttcGTCTCTGCCCTGAACCCCTCCTACAGGACGAACACacgagtattttatcctacttggttctatttctccctctctgggagcctcggctctccctctccacgcagcagccctccccatccctccctcacagacccgcacatactcccgagCCTCGGCTCTCGCTCTCCGTGGAGAGCCCTCGGCTCCGCTTCCACGGCCGACCCTCGCGCCCTCCGGCCGGGCCCggccccacctcacccttcccctccctccggggCTCTGGGGAAccgagttctgtcttccttttttttgggTTTAGCTGTGTAGAAagttgtagccaatgctggaatagctattttacctggtgcactgttcgccattgctgcttgttctcccCTTCTGCCAGCGGCACAAGAACGCGCATATGCAGtaaaacagccaataggaacggagtggtctgagctgacctttgattggttgatgcacatcggcaGGATAttgattctttagaggctgaacacagagccatggtgaggtgcagaaacctattgtttgtctcagaccacttgatttacattatgcttagaggatattataaaatttttactcagttataccaaaacaatgttgcctactggagctttaactAAAACATGATAATAAATGGATGAAAAAACAAAGGTAATCATCTTTCCTACCACGAATACCTGCACTGAGCCTATGCAGCCAAAACTAAAAGGTCACATTTCTTACCGTAACTTAAGTGCGTTGGCTAAATTGATGAtctgtctctgctctccttCAATGGCCACTGGCAGGTTTTTGGCAGGCCTGAGGGTCGctaaatgtctaacattgaaaaATTACCATCATGAGACAGGGTTAAAATTATCTTGAAGTGACACTTGCAAATAAATCAGACTGGCTTGTATGTACTCTTATCAGCCAGCAAGGGCAATAATATTACTGTGGCACTCACCTTAAATATAAGGAAGTGAAGCTAATAACAAGCAACACAAGACAGCAGAAGGTTCTAGCACTCCATGTATTGAGCCAACTGAAATgatgtaaaagcaaacaaaaagggACAACCTCAGTGCAGGCAATATAATATATGGTAATAAATGTCATGCAGTCTTTGATATGGTTGTGATTTGGGTGATTTATcccagtaaaaagagaaccagcttcgtagtactgaaaacccagagttaaccctgaagttcgATGCAAATCCAAATCCTGCTTTGAAGTACAGGCCTCTGTTCACCAACTATAATTAAACGTTTTTTGTGTTAAGTTGTCTTGCCTATATTTACTCGTACTAGTTACCTCATAGCTGTAAAAAAATTCTCTTAATTTTTCCAGCAAACAAACTCTGGCAGGAGGTGAAGGTATCTGTTGGCTGGTGGATACAATGGCAcctgaaagaaaacacattgcatTGTGAGATCGTTAGCAAAGCAGTTTACATGGCATGGACGCCGTTGTTAGAACAGTATATCTAGCATAAATTTCAGAATTCTGAATCACAAAATTAAATGTCAGAGTAAATATAGAGCACTCGAAAGGGTCGCTGTAACAATTGGCGTATTGGAAGTGAACAGCCATAGTGTGGGGGTCACAGTTCGGTGCATGTAGCTGCATGCAAAATACATGGTATGTAGACTGATGCACGCCAATTAGCAATAGCAACAGGTGCTGAGGTTAGCATAACAAGCTGAGGTTAGCATAACAAGCTGATTGGCATGCGAGTCAGTCACCAAATGAAACTTTCgagaaaaaaacaccctggAGCCAAACTTTTTGTCACTGCTGCTTTCAAGCAGTCgttacacacaaaacagacgGAATAAAACAATTTACATTAGAGGATAGCCAAAGTGTGACTAATTGAAACACTTGTCCTAATGCActagttttactttttattagtctatatattttgtattttcaattaTAAGCACAAGAGACGCCTTTCAGTTTTAaagcctgttgtgacctgttgccTTCAGTGTTGGTGTTGTATCATACAGAAGTGTTTGAAATATTCCCAATTTCTATTATACAAAGCGATTTTGCCTGGCTTTGACACTTGAACTACTGTCtgttcaaaattaatgaaaaggAGCATATTCATTGAATTTGCTATTTCCGCTTGTCTGTGTCACATTATAGTACACCCCtacaataagataaaaaaatgGAGTGTTTCTGGACCCTGCTGAGGACTAATATTTCAATCCAAATTAGACAAGGTTGCTCACTCAAATTCCATGTCtaattattttgataattaCTTGATTAGTGATCATACCTCTTGTTATATTATGATAATTTAACATTCacacaaataatacaaataaacgCAAAACAACTGAGGTAAACCAGTGACAGTTTTCCCTTTGTGCCATGACTTGGCTAAAATGTGTACCGCTTACCATGACAAAACCAACCAGACTTTAACTATAATGTTTTTAGTCAAAACAAATTGAATGGTGATGCAAAATTCAATGTCTTTTATCTTTCTTAAATGGCTCCTGTGAATATTTACTCTGGTCGAAAAGGTCTCATACTTCAAGACCACTGATGACCTTATATAATGATTAACAGGCAGgtgaataaaacaaattattctccacctctttttttaaaagttattgACACACATGACCAGCAAATTTCTCAATCCCAATTAAGTTTTAGCTTTTAgattatatttaaaataatgcagttgtttgaaaaaaaaaaacaaaacaaaacaaaaaaacgtaaTTTATGACAATGAAGTGAAAATTGTTGTGTTGAACAGAGAAACAAGGGAAATACAGGCTATAGGTCAGGCTATAGATAAAACCGTAGCTTATTCTAAACAGTCAAAGCGAGCCACACGTTTCCTGATAGAGACATTGCTGATGAATTACCTGCATGCAGGTTGTCTTCAGGTAGAAGTCCACAACATACCCAGAACATTAACAGGATCTACGACCCTCGGGACACTTTCTGTGGATTTTTCTGCGGCGGCGATCTCCCTCCGTGTGTGACATTCAGGGAGTGGCTCATCTGAAAAGGTTCAGTTTGGACACGCTGGTTTTATTGCCTTTCATTAAACCTTGAGCGTTGATACACATGCCATACAGGGTTTTTTCTATCAGAGTCCAGACCAGGAAGTTTGTGACTTGGCACAGCATGAGGTCAACTTTGCTGTAATTAAGACAGGAGAGGAAGATGATTGACAGGCATCTCAGAGCAGGTTCATCGGTCAGTCTTTTACTATTTTCCACtctttcattattttctttttaacaggAGCTCATTCAGCTAATAGGAATGTATTTACATGTGTTCATCATGTGCcctgtttttccattttaattacatttttttttcagtaagtCACAGTATCTCATTTAATACATTGtgttaataagcatcttatttgTAACCTACAACAGCTAAAGGCACTGTAGTGGGAGGACaggtgtcatttttgtgtacaAATGCACGACACTTGATGCCTGCTGCATGTGTGCTGTTGACCTGCACATTATGCACAGCTCACCTGTGTTTTGTGTTCTTACGAAACATGtttgaaaaattatttgacaattttttttaagccaTTCTGGTGGCATGGCTCGAAGGATGACCATGTCGGTTTGTTGTCCAGTAGACAGAAATCTCCAAAccactattggatggattgctatAAAATGTGGTACAGACTTTCATTTACACTGTGAGGTATCTCCACGTCTACTTGATGGATTGGAGCACAATAAATACAGATATCCATGTATCCTacagaataaaattaaatgtttgaaaaaaaaaacatgtagtaTCATCCATCCCTAATCACAGGCCCATTTGCCACCTTGGACTTACTTCTGCCATTCACACTAGTCTGCATTTACTCCACGACCATAATTTCCCAGAGTAGTGCCAGAAAGATGATCTTCCATTCAAGTCAGACAAGTGCTTGCAAATGCTCTCAGCAAACATGGACTTTACACTCCTAGATTACAGGAAAGGTCCATTTG
The Epinephelus lanceolatus isolate andai-2023 chromosome 2, ASM4190304v1, whole genome shotgun sequence DNA segment above includes these coding regions:
- the LOC117259063 gene encoding N-acetyllactosaminide alpha-1,3-galactosyltransferase-like, whose translation is MSWLNTWSARTFCCLVLLVISFTSLYLRHLATLRPAKNLPVAIEGEQRQIINLANALKLRQLTTLVPVDNPPVTSKGEQRQSINVDDTLNFGARPRVATRTSWNAPIIWEGMFDSNLYDQQHIERNSTVALTVFAVGRYFDAYLKTFLTTAEQHFMLGLQVTYYIFTDQPEKVPNIDLGPKRSLKVMSVEKQSRWQDISMMRMKTISDAIESEIRHHCRYVFCFDVDQVFKGRFGSEALGDSVALLHAWFYKLPKNRFTYDRNPKSKAFMETGDYYYHAAVFGGLSENVKNLADFCFLGIMEDKGNNVEALWHDESHLNKYFWLHKPSRLLSPEYCWDQIIGKNTDIRVQRLIWAPKQYNKLRTR